The genomic DNA GTGCTGAACGCCGCCAACGAGGCGGCCGTCCAGGCGTTCCTGGATGGCGACCTGCACTTCACCGAGATCGTTCCGGCCTGCCGGAGCGTGCTTGAATCGCACAACTTTGAGCCCCGGCCGTCGCTCTCGCGACTGATCGAGCTAGACGCCTGGGCGCGACAGGAGATGAATACGTGGATGCTTGCTTGATGCTGGCCGAGGCCACTTGGTTGGGTTTCGCGCTTGGCGTGCTGAAGGTCGGCGCGGCGCTCGGCTTCGTGATCTTCGTGCACGAGCTGGGGCACTTTGCGGTCGCCAAGATGTGCGGCGTGCAGTGCGACAAATTCTTCGTCGGCTTCGACATCGGCGGCTACAAGCTGAGCCGCAAGGTCGGTGAGACCGAGTACGGCATCGGCATCCTGCCGCTGGGCGGCTACGTCCGCATGCTCGGCCAGAACGACGACCCCTCCAAGATCGCCGAGCAGCTCAAGGAGTCCGAGGCCGCCGCGCAGGACATCGACGATTCCAACACCAAGCTGATCAAGGGCCCGGGCGGCGAGGAGTACCGCGTCGACCGCCGCAGCTACATGGCCAAGTCGGTCCCGCAGCGGATGGCGATCATCTCGGCCGGCGTGATCATGAACATCATCTTCGGCTTCATCTTCGCCGTGATCGCGTTCAGCCTGGGCGCCGAGTACGCCCCGTGTGTGGTCGGCTCGGTCTCGCCCGGCTCGCCCGCCTACCTGGCCGGCCTCGAGCCCGGCGACGACATCCTCAAGCTAAACGACCGAGAGAACCCTAGCTTCAGCCACCTGCGGCAGGACGTCATGCTCGGCGATGTCGAGAAGGGCGTCCGGTGCGAGGTGAAGAAGGCCGCCACCGGCGAGGTCGTCTCAGTCACGCTGCAGCCCAAGGAAACCGCGTTCGGCATGCAGATTGGCATCGCCCAGTCGCGGACTACCGAGCTCTACCCAGAGCTGTTCGCCCTGCCCGGCACGCCCGCCGCGGAAGCGGGCTTCGAGGGGGGCGACCGGATCGTCGCGATCAACGGCGAGCCGGTCAGCAGCTATCGGGACATTCAGATCCAGCAGTTCGCGGCGCTCGGCAAGTCGGCGGAGTACACCGTCGAACGCGGGGGCGGCGACGGACAGACCGCACAGACCGTCAACGTGCAGGCGCCGCCCGCCAAGGTCAGACGGATTGGACCGAAGCTCGCTATGGGGCCGATCACAGCCATCGAGCCGGGCTCTCCCGCCGAAGAAGCAGGACTCAAGGCGGGCGACGTCATCACCCACATCATGGGGCGCCGCGTCGGCGCGGCTGAGCCCGGCGAGGCGAGCTGGGACCCGTCTACCCTGCCCTACAAGCTGCCGCTGGAGGAAGCGGGCGAGATGGAACTGACCGTCCAGCGCGACGCAGAGAGCTTCAGCGTGACGCTGCAGCCCCGCGCCGGGCGATGGTTCGAGGAGCCGACCGGCCCTGGCTCGCCGTTCGCGCTCACCACGCTCGGGCTCACCTACCAGGTGTCGACCGAGGTCGCCGCCGTGGTAGAAGGCACTTCCGCCGCCGACCAGCTCCGCCCGGGCGACGTGATCACCCTCGCGAAGGTGGCGCCGCCGGAGGGGGACGACGCGGGCCTCTCCGCCAGCTCCTTCACCTTCGACGACGACCACCGCAACTGGCCGTTCTTCTTCAACCTGCTGCAGCGCGCGCCGCTCGATACGGGCGTCATGCTGACGGTGAAGCGGGGCGATGAGACGATCAACCTGAACACCTCGCTCAGCGAGTCCGACGGCGTCTTCCAGCCGGACCCGGGGCTGGTTCTGCAGAAGCTGGTGCTGGTGCGTCCCGCCGACAGCATCGACGAGGCCCTCGCCCTGGCGGGCGATCGTGTCTGGACCGACATGACCAGCGTGTTCCGCGTGCTGGGCAAGATTGGCTCCAAGCAGGTTCCGGTAGAGAACGTGAGCGGGCCGCTCGGCATCCTAACGGTGGCCTACAAGTCGGCCGAACTCGGCTGGTCGCCGCTCTTGCTGTTCCTCGTGCTGCTGAGCGTCAACCTGGCGGTGCTCAACTTCCTGCCGATCCCGGTGCTGGACGGCGGGCACATGGTCTTCTTGGCCTGGGAGGGCCTGACCGGCAAGCCGGCAAACGAAAAAGTCGTCGTGGCGCTCCACACGGTTGGGT from Posidoniimonas polymericola includes the following:
- a CDS encoding site-2 protease family protein yields the protein MDACLMLAEATWLGFALGVLKVGAALGFVIFVHELGHFAVAKMCGVQCDKFFVGFDIGGYKLSRKVGETEYGIGILPLGGYVRMLGQNDDPSKIAEQLKESEAAAQDIDDSNTKLIKGPGGEEYRVDRRSYMAKSVPQRMAIISAGVIMNIIFGFIFAVIAFSLGAEYAPCVVGSVSPGSPAYLAGLEPGDDILKLNDRENPSFSHLRQDVMLGDVEKGVRCEVKKAATGEVVSVTLQPKETAFGMQIGIAQSRTTELYPELFALPGTPAAEAGFEGGDRIVAINGEPVSSYRDIQIQQFAALGKSAEYTVERGGGDGQTAQTVNVQAPPAKVRRIGPKLAMGPITAIEPGSPAEEAGLKAGDVITHIMGRRVGAAEPGEASWDPSTLPYKLPLEEAGEMELTVQRDAESFSVTLQPRAGRWFEEPTGPGSPFALTTLGLTYQVSTEVAAVVEGTSAADQLRPGDVITLAKVAPPEGDDAGLSASSFTFDDDHRNWPFFFNLLQRAPLDTGVMLTVKRGDETINLNTSLSESDGVFQPDPGLVLQKLVLVRPADSIDEALALAGDRVWTDMTSVFRVLGKIGSKQVPVENVSGPLGILTVAYKSAELGWSPLLLFLVLLSVNLAVLNFLPIPVLDGGHMVFLAWEGLTGKPANEKVVVALHTVGFVMLLGLMAFAFSNDIRNMFGGNSF